From Denitrovibrio acetiphilus DSM 12809, the proteins below share one genomic window:
- a CDS encoding CheR family methyltransferase, whose product MISTGTIKIKDDEFVELKDIIYKNAAIAFADSKKYLIENRLSKRLQELNFSSFKDYIYYLKYDPKKREEMEVLLNQVTINETYFLRERAQMDHMIKNIIPDLLAKGKKSLRIWSAACSSGEEPYSIAILLNEAGLFNKMNIEILATDINTEVLGIAQKGLYRTISFRGVPPAVQQKYFTKDGFTFKIDPMIMSKIKFFQGNLLSPMIGSKVGRLDVIFCRNVLIYFDIPAKQKVIETFHKALGVPGALYLGHSETLNKISDSFKMENFGGGIIYRKG is encoded by the coding sequence ATGATAAGTACAGGTACAATAAAAATTAAAGATGACGAGTTTGTAGAGCTGAAAGATATCATCTACAAAAATGCAGCCATCGCCTTTGCTGACAGCAAAAAGTATCTGATTGAGAACAGACTCTCCAAAAGGCTTCAGGAACTTAACTTCTCCAGCTTTAAGGATTATATTTATTACCTTAAATACGATCCGAAAAAGCGTGAGGAGATGGAGGTTCTGCTAAATCAGGTAACGATAAATGAGACCTACTTTCTGCGTGAAAGAGCTCAGATGGATCACATGATTAAAAACATCATCCCTGACCTCTTGGCAAAAGGGAAGAAGTCTTTAAGAATATGGTCTGCTGCATGTTCTTCAGGTGAGGAGCCGTATTCCATTGCGATCCTCCTTAACGAAGCAGGTCTGTTTAATAAAATGAATATTGAAATACTTGCCACAGACATCAATACTGAGGTGCTGGGGATTGCTCAGAAAGGTCTCTACAGAACGATATCTTTCAGGGGTGTTCCGCCTGCTGTACAGCAGAAGTATTTCACAAAAGACGGCTTCACCTTTAAAATTGACCCTATGATCATGAGCAAAATCAAGTTCTTTCAGGGGAACCTGCTCAGTCCGATGATAGGCTCAAAAGTAGGCAGACTGGATGTTATATTCTGTAGAAATGTGCTCATATATTTCGACATTCCTGCAAAGCAGAAGGTTATCGAAACTTTTCACAAAGCTCTCGGTGTACCAGGTGCACTTTATCTGGGACACTCTGAGACACTGAATAAGATATCCGACAGCTTTAAAATGGAAAACTTCGGGGGCGGTATAATCTACAGGAAAGGTTAG
- a CDS encoding mechanosensitive ion channel family protein, whose amino-acid sequence MHIDAEAIKQFIFNTSEYSITFFAAFISYFIVKNVLIRVIISFLQRTKNTIDDLLIDSKLLNHLAFIAPAIVLLYTKEIINMPPELTQIISAYIGLNITFFLVRLFTLINSIYNTFNISTTRPIKGYLQLAQVIIGFMGVVASVYIAVGKSPLGFLSGLGAMTAILMLIFRDTILSFIAGMQIMFNDLIHKGDWIEVPRFGADGDVIDIALYNVTVQNFDKTIVYIPTSKLMDGSFKNWRGMKEAGGRRIKRAINIDQSSVRFISKDDIDRYRKFKVLKEYFDKKLQEDIDIEGTDINRRKLTNIGTFRAYIINYLRNHPHIRQDLTFLVRQLPPSPDGLPIEIYVFTDDTDWIRYEGIQSDIFDHLLAAVREFDLAVFQHPAGSDFKKLVQVPDNYSD is encoded by the coding sequence ATGCATATTGACGCAGAAGCGATTAAACAATTTATATTTAATACGTCTGAATATTCTATAACTTTCTTTGCAGCTTTTATCAGCTATTTTATAGTCAAAAACGTACTGATAAGGGTTATAATTTCTTTCCTGCAAAGGACTAAGAACACTATAGATGACCTTCTTATAGACTCAAAGCTTCTGAATCATCTCGCCTTTATAGCGCCGGCTATTGTGCTCCTGTATACTAAAGAGATAATCAATATGCCACCAGAGCTTACACAGATTATTTCCGCATATATCGGACTGAATATAACTTTTTTCCTCGTAAGACTTTTTACACTTATCAACAGTATTTACAATACCTTCAATATTTCTACCACACGCCCAATCAAAGGCTATCTTCAGCTTGCGCAGGTGATTATAGGCTTCATGGGTGTTGTCGCATCTGTATATATCGCAGTTGGTAAATCTCCTCTTGGGTTCCTGAGCGGACTCGGCGCTATGACCGCTATCCTCATGCTGATATTCCGCGATACTATCCTGTCCTTCATAGCAGGCATGCAGATAATGTTCAACGACCTGATCCATAAAGGAGACTGGATAGAGGTTCCCCGTTTCGGTGCGGATGGTGATGTTATCGACATAGCACTATATAACGTTACAGTTCAGAACTTTGATAAAACTATAGTATATATCCCTACCAGTAAACTCATGGACGGCTCATTCAAGAACTGGCGGGGGATGAAAGAAGCCGGAGGCAGACGCATCAAAAGAGCTATAAACATCGACCAGTCTTCTGTACGGTTTATCAGTAAAGACGACATAGACAGGTACAGAAAGTTTAAGGTTCTGAAAGAATATTTTGACAAAAAGCTACAAGAAGATATAGACATAGAAGGTACAGACATAAATAGAAGAAAGCTGACAAATATAGGAACTTTCCGAGCTTATATTATAAACTACCTAAGGAACCACCCGCATATAAGACAGGATTTAACTTTTCTCGTAAGGCAGCTTCCACCAAGCCCGGACGGACTGCCCATTGAGATTTATGTTTTCACCGACGACACAGACTGGATTAGATATGAAGGGATACAGTCAGATATATTTGATCACCTGTTAGCTGCTGTACGTGAATTTGACCTTGCAGTTTTTCAGCATCCTGCGGGGAGTGACTTTAAGAAACTGGTTCAAGTTCCTGATAATTATTCCGATTAG
- a CDS encoding 2Fe-2S iron-sulfur cluster-binding protein produces the protein MFGSKKFTVTVTGSSHVLEAKSGTNLYHLLREHDLIDKKLCDGNGQCGKCKVKIKGVSVNKPTKKERLVLAEASLDAGMRLACQYGVKSNITVDTQEAVKFENVNPGIVSLKIKNSNGVVEENEFKSFLTTDMFIKQAERDDKKQTDSKEPEIIEDFSDEVIVDDFVYDERPIEEIAGHSRDTIEIKKFEENEQEEDTSFSNDGLLFIQQPDGVRYYHYSAGIGNVVDDGHIKTSERLENILEDQLISDFIHNNVKVLDIERVIVILDKPYFEGEEMFGLVKYKSMKLGDFLVEVLQPRENHRDLVRFMRFVNQTPGKKLLIPLDNLEKAHFMDDGNLHDMSAGFIDCDSLFGMSEFYGKNPIVSMSKDLLETKLKDDFHLPDSISFTVFFRTASLLMKNGLADRRLNLYDRADVMDDLPLDLTVKLGIKDDVKRFNLYRKQGVDLYIDQNALDSLHRLRIFIYSVITYTEKRFGHIDDVVFYTLTNSDTLADDLISLSAIPKKYEKKVKTFYGDPTMYAVQFFQEKNIEIYFNKRFGEQNFINLDEDELFIETQRNSQF, from the coding sequence ATGTTTGGCTCAAAAAAATTTACTGTCACAGTGACAGGCAGCAGTCATGTTCTCGAGGCTAAAAGCGGTACTAACCTTTACCACCTCTTGCGAGAACATGACCTCATAGATAAAAAGCTTTGCGATGGAAACGGGCAGTGCGGCAAGTGCAAAGTAAAGATTAAAGGTGTGTCTGTCAACAAACCTACTAAGAAAGAACGCCTTGTACTGGCTGAGGCAAGCCTTGATGCCGGAATGCGTTTAGCCTGTCAGTACGGTGTAAAATCAAACATCACTGTGGACACTCAGGAAGCTGTTAAGTTTGAAAATGTCAATCCTGGGATAGTCAGTCTCAAGATTAAAAACAGTAATGGCGTTGTTGAGGAGAATGAATTCAAAAGTTTTCTCACAACAGACATGTTCATCAAGCAGGCAGAGAGAGATGACAAGAAACAAACTGATAGCAAAGAACCTGAAATTATCGAAGATTTCAGCGATGAAGTAATCGTTGATGATTTTGTATATGATGAAAGACCAATCGAAGAGATAGCCGGACACTCCCGTGATACTATCGAAATTAAAAAATTCGAGGAGAATGAGCAGGAAGAGGATACCTCTTTCAGTAATGACGGTTTGTTATTTATCCAGCAGCCGGATGGAGTTCGTTACTACCACTACAGTGCCGGCATAGGGAATGTTGTTGATGACGGACATATTAAAACCTCTGAAAGACTCGAGAATATTCTTGAAGATCAGCTCATTTCTGATTTTATCCACAATAATGTTAAAGTTCTTGATATCGAACGTGTAATTGTGATCCTTGATAAGCCTTATTTTGAGGGCGAAGAGATGTTCGGGCTGGTTAAATATAAATCTATGAAGCTTGGAGATTTTCTTGTTGAGGTTCTTCAGCCGAGGGAAAACCACAGAGACCTGGTGCGCTTCATGCGGTTTGTCAACCAGACACCTGGGAAAAAGCTTCTTATACCTCTTGATAATCTTGAAAAAGCGCATTTCATGGATGATGGTAATCTTCATGACATGTCTGCCGGCTTCATAGACTGCGATTCACTTTTCGGGATGAGTGAGTTTTACGGAAAAAATCCTATAGTTTCCATGAGTAAGGATCTTCTTGAAACAAAGCTCAAGGATGATTTTCACCTTCCTGACTCCATATCTTTTACTGTCTTTTTCAGAACTGCATCCCTTCTTATGAAAAACGGGCTTGCAGACCGCCGTCTCAACCTCTACGACAGGGCAGATGTTATGGACGACCTGCCGCTTGACCTGACTGTAAAACTCGGCATCAAAGACGATGTAAAACGCTTTAATCTGTATCGTAAGCAGGGGGTTGATCTTTATATCGACCAGAATGCTTTGGACAGTCTCCACAGGCTGCGTATTTTCATTTACTCAGTCATTACCTATACAGAAAAGCGTTTCGGTCATATTGACGATGTGGTTTTTTATACGCTTACTAACAGTGACACACTTGCAGATGACCTTATATCTTTGTCTGCCATACCTAAAAAGTATGAAAAGAAGGTCAAAACATTTTACGGTGACCCGACAATGTATGCTGTGCAGTTTTTTCAGGAAAAGAATATTGAGATATACTTCAATAAGCGATTCGGGGAGCAAAACTTCATTAACCTTGATGAAGATGAGCTTTTTATTGAGACACAGCGGAATTCACAGTTTTAA
- a CDS encoding response regulator codes for MQKLKILVVDDEEHTRLGYAEILKMGGHEVDMAADGMEGLAKASVTDYDLIISDLHMPKMNGVEFIEKLDKSNHKAKKIVITAFGSYKSYKDTASHGTCLYLNKPVRAADLEAALYDCFK; via the coding sequence ATGCAGAAACTTAAAATACTTGTAGTTGACGATGAAGAACACACGAGACTCGGATATGCGGAAATATTAAAAATGGGCGGGCATGAAGTTGATATGGCAGCAGACGGAATGGAAGGGCTGGCGAAAGCTTCAGTTACTGATTATGATCTGATAATTTCTGACCTGCATATGCCAAAGATGAACGGTGTAGAATTCATTGAAAAGCTGGACAAAAGTAATCATAAAGCCAAAAAGATAGTGATCACTGCATTTGGTTCTTATAAATCGTATAAAGATACAGCTTCACACGGAACATGCCTGTATCTGAATAAGCCTGTTCGTGCAGCAGACCTTGAGGCTGCCCTTTACGACTGCTTTAAATAG
- the hfq gene encoding RNA chaperone Hfq: MENSSTFHAQIEFVFMHNARTKKVPLMFIMKNKERFRGRVEDFDQYHIMIDDAEMKILLNKNDIATVAAAKTVVDIDFISKIYYSAHQGRHPRHTRPPMQDIFLNEVRKSRSPIISFLINGVKIRGSLIGFDNYTLLTSFEGRQQLVYKNTVSTIFPIYQHGEIIKYDNER, translated from the coding sequence ATGGAAAATTCTTCGACATTTCACGCGCAGATTGAGTTTGTTTTTATGCATAACGCGAGAACAAAAAAGGTTCCTCTCATGTTTATTATGAAAAATAAAGAGAGATTCAGGGGACGCGTTGAGGACTTCGATCAGTACCACATTATGATTGATGATGCAGAAATGAAGATTCTCCTTAACAAAAATGATATTGCCACTGTAGCTGCGGCTAAGACTGTTGTGGATATAGACTTTATATCCAAAATATACTACAGCGCACATCAGGGACGCCATCCAAGGCATACAAGACCGCCGATGCAGGATATTTTTCTTAACGAGGTCCGTAAATCGCGCTCGCCTATCATAAGCTTTCTCATTAATGGTGTTAAGATACGCGGAAGCCTCATAGGATTCGATAATTATACATTGTTAACATCATTTGAAGGCAGACAACAGCTTGTGTATAAAAATACGGTTTCAACCATTTTTCCTATATATCAACATGGGGAAATAATAAAATACGATAACGAGAGATAA
- the dnaN gene encoding DNA polymerase III subunit beta: MRFKAVKDEIYPFIQFANSFTSPKNLNTVLQNILIDAEPDGVTLRATDMQVGFSGKIPVSVEETGTATVSGKKLLDIIKEIPDGSVIDFSFDGSKINIDSGKSSFKLSTISHEIFPTMAEITPEYYLKIKSSMLYNLLKKTSFCISTDASKIEYTGSHMAVYGDKLEISAADFQRIATSSVKFDEEYSNEFMINIPRKTVMELLKILDEDEYVEIETDRKQIIFTIGQVKIFSKLIEKYIKSITKLFANDLPLQAKLNRAEFLDVIKRVSAITSEVTHGVVLSFKPGTFTVYSLETEYGTGHESIDDFEYNGEPLDIIFNAKHVAEMISNIDTDYFYLHMVGERNPAVIIPETGEYKYLVVPISINRY, translated from the coding sequence ATGCGTTTTAAGGCAGTAAAAGATGAAATCTACCCTTTCATACAGTTTGCTAACAGCTTTACCAGCCCAAAGAACCTTAATACCGTTCTGCAAAACATACTGATAGATGCTGAACCTGACGGTGTGACCCTGCGTGCCACAGACATGCAGGTTGGTTTCTCAGGTAAAATTCCCGTCTCAGTAGAAGAGACCGGCACTGCCACAGTATCAGGCAAAAAACTTTTAGATATTATAAAAGAAATTCCTGACGGTTCTGTTATAGACTTCTCCTTTGACGGATCAAAGATTAATATAGATTCAGGTAAGTCAAGCTTCAAGCTTTCAACTATAAGTCACGAAATATTTCCGACAATGGCTGAGATTACTCCAGAATATTATCTGAAAATTAAGTCTTCTATGCTTTATAACCTTTTAAAAAAGACAAGCTTTTGTATCTCCACAGATGCATCAAAGATAGAATACACCGGCTCTCACATGGCGGTTTACGGAGATAAGCTTGAGATTTCAGCAGCAGACTTTCAGCGGATAGCTACAAGCAGTGTCAAGTTTGACGAAGAGTATTCAAATGAATTCATGATAAACATTCCACGAAAAACTGTTATGGAGCTTTTAAAGATTCTCGATGAAGACGAATATGTAGAGATCGAAACAGACAGAAAGCAGATTATCTTCACCATTGGTCAGGTTAAAATTTTCAGCAAGCTGATAGAAAAATATATTAAAAGCATAACAAAGCTTTTTGCCAACGACCTTCCATTACAGGCTAAACTTAACAGAGCTGAGTTTCTCGACGTTATTAAGCGTGTTTCAGCTATCACAAGTGAGGTTACACACGGTGTAGTTCTTTCTTTTAAGCCTGGAACATTTACTGTTTACTCGCTTGAAACTGAATATGGAACAGGTCATGAATCTATAGATGATTTTGAATACAACGGAGAGCCTTTAGATATCATCTTCAATGCAAAGCACGTTGCAGAAATGATTTCAAACATAGATACCGATTATTTTTACCTGCACATGGTGGGAGAGAGAAATCCTGCAGTGATCATTCCTGAAACAGGAGAATATAAATATCTTGTGGTACCTATCTCCATCAACAGGTACTGA
- the recF gene encoding DNA replication/repair protein RecF (All proteins in this family for which functions are known are DNA-binding proteins that assist the filamentation of RecA onto DNA for the initiation of recombination or recombinational repair.): MYTNRVRILNFRNHIDSLYDFENINYIEGDNGTGKTSVLESLFVLFNLKSFRQQTVKKAIRFKQDFFLVSAKCLDGDFQRTFHYRYETSAELKDDEGKVSGKAEYLSMHPVICYSPEYGQVVSDDQDDRRRFIDRLSFQIDRGHFDRLTDLRKLNLMKVSELKKDRLNRAYIDSVNEKIVELSEKISGTRECTAGQINDHMRQTYAELGFDDGFRLDFRSNVKDKNLLLKEIVDRRLLYGSSRDRFYSVSDGRVYDRFSSFGQKKTFVLITLASGLKLLEKNGKNGIITLLDDFEAGLDKSRIERLFHLFDTSAQIFITGVKNTNFSSNHTIRIQVKDGS, from the coding sequence ATGTATACCAACAGAGTCAGGATTTTAAATTTCAGAAACCATATCGACTCTCTTTACGATTTTGAGAATATAAATTATATCGAAGGGGACAACGGAACAGGTAAAACTTCTGTTCTGGAGTCCCTTTTTGTTCTTTTTAACCTTAAAAGTTTCAGACAGCAGACTGTCAAGAAAGCAATAAGATTTAAACAGGATTTCTTTCTGGTTTCAGCGAAGTGCCTTGACGGAGACTTTCAGAGGACCTTTCACTACAGGTATGAAACATCAGCAGAGCTTAAAGATGATGAGGGTAAGGTTTCCGGTAAGGCGGAATATTTATCTATGCACCCGGTTATATGTTATTCACCTGAATACGGTCAGGTAGTTTCTGATGATCAGGATGACAGAAGGCGTTTTATAGATAGATTATCCTTTCAGATAGACAGAGGTCATTTTGACCGTCTTACAGACTTACGTAAATTAAACCTCATGAAGGTATCTGAACTGAAGAAAGATCGTTTAAACAGGGCATATATCGATTCTGTTAATGAAAAAATAGTTGAGCTCTCTGAAAAGATATCAGGGACGAGAGAATGCACAGCAGGTCAGATTAACGATCATATGCGTCAAACCTATGCTGAGCTTGGCTTTGACGATGGTTTCAGACTGGATTTCAGGTCAAATGTTAAGGATAAAAACCTACTGTTGAAAGAGATAGTGGACAGGAGGCTCCTTTACGGCAGCTCCAGAGACAGATTTTATTCTGTTTCTGACGGCAGGGTATACGATAGATTTTCTTCTTTTGGTCAGAAAAAGACTTTCGTGCTAATTACACTTGCCTCAGGGCTGAAACTTCTTGAGAAAAACGGTAAAAATGGTATAATCACTTTGTTGGACGATTTCGAAGCGGGGCTTGATAAAAGCCGAATCGAGAGGTTGTTTCATTTGTTTGATACGAGTGCACAGATTTTTATCACAGGCGTAAAAAACACAAATTTTTCTAGTAATCATACAATCAGGATACAGGTGAAAGATGGATCATAA
- the gyrB gene encoding DNA topoisomerase (ATP-hydrolyzing) subunit B — protein MDHKLNSYSDDSIRVLEGLEAVRQRPGMYIGSVGQRGLHHLVYEVIDNSIDEASAGFCDTIDIIIHIDGSVTVEDNGRGIPVGIHPKVGRPTVEVVMTTLHAGGKFDSGSYFASGGLHGVGISVVNALSEYAEVTVKRDGGVYYQKYERGTAVTEFKRTGDTSKRGTKVTFKPDHQIFETLEFSYETLTRRFRELAFLNSGLKIKITDERYDKADEYHAEGGIVSYVKYLNKAKTVIIPEPIYHMEMYEDAVQVEFAIIFNDSYTENLYSFVNNIHTEEGGTHEAGFKAGYTKVFNNFVNKHGLNKDKVNLTGDDVREGMSAIISIRLNEPVFEGQTKTKLGSAIAKTAVESIMGKFLPDFFEENPAVIKKILEKAMQAFRAREAARKAKELTRRKNVLEVSTLPGKLADCQEKDPAKSELFIVEGDSAGGSAKQCRDRRTQAILPLKGKILNVEKARFDKLLSSNEIRALITALGTGIGKDDFNIEKLRYHKIIIMTDADVDGAHISTLIMTFFFRYMTEIIERGYLYMASPPLYKVKKGKSERYIQNEETMVNYLLDQGLDGVDIAHVQPHRYKELLENLIKLNRMVTKFEKKGYSRKLVKLLASYDDLHFSKLEDKDFVDGLLAAMQKYGILDQYVTNEIEFNEEYGRYNISLASHSVTVSINTDLLATPEFRELRRLGVYLKEIGDAPYKLNVDGEITNFETLTEFVSFVEQRGKKGLGVQRYKGLGEMNPEQLWETTVDPQSRTLYRVRIEDAEMANELFSLLMGDVVAPRREFIENNALNVRNLDI, from the coding sequence ATGGATCATAAACTTAATAGCTACAGCGACGATAGTATTCGTGTGCTGGAGGGGCTTGAGGCTGTACGCCAACGTCCCGGTATGTACATTGGTTCCGTAGGGCAGAGAGGTCTTCATCATCTCGTTTACGAGGTTATAGACAACTCTATCGACGAAGCCTCAGCCGGATTTTGCGACACAATCGATATTATTATTCATATAGACGGTTCAGTTACTGTTGAGGATAATGGTCGTGGTATACCAGTCGGTATACATCCTAAGGTCGGCAGACCCACAGTGGAAGTTGTTATGACTACACTGCACGCGGGTGGTAAATTTGACTCCGGATCATATTTCGCATCCGGCGGTCTTCATGGTGTGGGGATTTCTGTTGTAAACGCACTTTCTGAATACGCTGAAGTCACTGTAAAACGTGACGGCGGAGTTTATTATCAGAAGTATGAAAGAGGCACTGCTGTCACTGAGTTCAAGAGAACAGGTGACACTTCCAAAAGGGGTACAAAGGTAACTTTTAAACCCGATCATCAGATATTTGAAACACTTGAGTTTTCTTACGAAACACTTACAAGACGTTTTCGTGAGCTCGCTTTTCTTAACAGCGGTCTTAAAATAAAAATTACTGATGAACGCTACGATAAAGCTGATGAATACCATGCAGAAGGCGGTATAGTCAGCTATGTTAAATACTTAAATAAAGCTAAAACAGTTATTATACCTGAGCCTATTTATCATATGGAAATGTATGAAGATGCTGTTCAGGTCGAATTTGCCATAATCTTTAACGATTCCTATACTGAAAATCTCTACTCTTTTGTTAACAATATCCACACAGAAGAGGGGGGAACCCATGAGGCTGGTTTTAAGGCCGGTTATACAAAAGTTTTCAACAACTTTGTCAACAAGCATGGTCTTAATAAAGATAAGGTCAACCTGACCGGTGATGACGTTCGTGAAGGTATGTCGGCTATTATCTCTATCAGACTGAATGAGCCTGTTTTCGAAGGTCAGACAAAAACAAAACTTGGGTCAGCCATCGCAAAGACTGCAGTTGAAAGTATTATGGGTAAATTCCTGCCGGACTTTTTTGAAGAGAATCCAGCAGTTATAAAAAAGATACTTGAAAAAGCCATGCAGGCGTTCCGTGCCAGAGAGGCAGCAAGAAAAGCTAAAGAACTGACCAGAAGGAAAAACGTTCTCGAGGTTTCCACTCTGCCTGGTAAGCTTGCAGACTGTCAGGAGAAAGATCCTGCTAAATCCGAACTCTTCATAGTTGAGGGTGATTCTGCGGGTGGTTCAGCTAAACAGTGCCGTGACAGGCGTACTCAGGCTATCCTGCCTCTGAAAGGTAAGATTCTGAACGTTGAAAAGGCTCGTTTTGATAAGTTACTGTCAAGTAATGAAATAAGGGCTTTGATCACTGCTCTGGGGACTGGGATTGGTAAGGATGATTTTAACATTGAAAAACTTCGTTATCATAAGATCATAATCATGACAGATGCAGATGTCGACGGTGCTCACATCTCAACCCTGATTATGACTTTTTTCTTCCGCTATATGACAGAAATCATCGAAAGAGGGTATCTGTATATGGCTAGTCCACCCCTTTATAAAGTTAAAAAAGGTAAATCTGAAAGGTATATACAGAACGAAGAGACTATGGTCAACTATTTACTTGATCAAGGACTGGATGGCGTTGATATAGCCCATGTTCAGCCCCACAGATATAAAGAACTTCTTGAGAACCTTATTAAACTTAACCGTATGGTTACTAAATTTGAAAAGAAGGGGTACAGCAGAAAGCTTGTTAAACTCCTTGCAAGTTATGACGATCTTCATTTCTCAAAACTTGAGGATAAAGACTTTGTCGATGGGCTGCTTGCTGCCATGCAGAAGTATGGAATACTTGACCAGTACGTAACAAACGAAATAGAGTTCAACGAAGAGTACGGCAGATATAATATCAGCCTTGCCAGCCACTCTGTGACTGTTTCTATTAATACTGACCTGCTTGCCACACCGGAATTCAGAGAGCTGCGCAGACTCGGCGTTTATCTGAAAGAGATAGGTGATGCACCTTATAAGCTTAATGTTGACGGTGAGATAACAAACTTCGAGACTCTGACCGAGTTTGTTTCTTTTGTAGAACAGCGTGGTAAGAAGGGGCTCGGCGTTCAGAGATACAAAGGTCTTGGTGAGATGAACCCTGAACAGCTTTGGGAGACTACGGTTGACCCTCAAAGCAGAACTCTTTACAGAGTGCGTATTGAAGATGCGGAAATGGCAAATGAGTTATTTTCTCTCCTTATGGGTGATGTTGTTGCGCCAAGGCGTGAGTTCATCGAAAACAACGCACTGAACGTTAGAAATCTCGATATTTAG